One part of the Humulus lupulus chromosome 9, drHumLupu1.1, whole genome shotgun sequence genome encodes these proteins:
- the LOC133800265 gene encoding uncharacterized protein LOC133800265: MVNLKESCQAVSLRSGKVLDEGNVQECSKGKVEPVVREVDKEEQAKKQSGSDKSGMKKDSLPMYQPPIPYPQRFQKKKLDEHFAKFLEIFKRIHINIPFADALEKMPNYKKLPQKVKDPSSFTIPCTIGGSSFDKALCDFGASINLMPLSVFKKLGVGEVKPTTITLQLADQSLAYPRGVIEDVLVKVDKFIFLADFMVLDMEEDHEIPIILGCPFLTTGRALIDVQGGHLTLRVNNEEVKFNIYQALKQHDNTSTCHRVDSIEVVVEETMRKELCVDPLQDCLNSSITQSDLEKVNGEFVGDECVVALSASGIKVEETLCQAKEGEVEKEVVEKQDLKQLPDHLHYEYLEENFTCPVIISSKLSECETEKLLRVLRKINLQLDGKSQI, encoded by the exons ATGGTAAATCTAAAGGAATCATGCCAAGCAGTTTCTTTGAGAAGTGGTAAGGTGCTTGATGAGGGTAATGTTCAAGAATGTTCAAAGGGGAAAGTTGAGCCAGTGGTACGAGAGGTAGACAAGGAAGAGCAAGCCAAGAAGCAGAGTGGAAGTGACAAGTCTGGCATGAAGAAAgatagccttccaatgtatcaacCTCCCATTCCTTACCCTCAACGATTTCAGAAGAAGAAATTAGATGAACATTTTGCAAAGTTTCTAGAAATCTTCAAAagaattcacataaacattccaTTTGCAGATGCTCTTGAGAAAATGCcaaattat AAAAAGTTGCCTCAAAAGGTGAAAGACCCTAGTAGCTTTACTATACCATGCACGATTGGAGGGTCATCCTTTGACAAGGCATTATGTGATTTTGGAGCGAGTATTAATTTGATGCCACTTTCAGTTTTTAAGAAGTTGGGGGTAGGAGAGGTGAAGCCCACAACCATTACTCTTCAATTAGCAGATCAGTCACTTGCTTATCCTAGGGGAGTGATTGAAGACGTATTGGTTAAGGTGGACAAATTTATTTTTCTAGCTGATTTCATGGTATTGGATATGGAGGAGGACCATGAAATCCCCATTATTCTTGGTTGTCCATTCTTGACCACTGGAAGAGCTCTTATTGATGTACAAGGTGGTCATCTGACATTGAGGGTTAACAATGAAGAGGTTAAATTCAACATATATCAAGCACTAAAGCAGCATGACAACACAAGCACATGTCACCGTGTGGATTCTATTGAGGTAGTAGTAGAAGAGACAATGAGAAAAGAATTATGTGTTGATCCTTTACAAGATTGCCTTAATTCTAGTATTACTCAATCTGATTTGGAGAAGGTGAATGGTGAGTTTGTGGGTGACGAATGTGTGGTGGCTCTTAGTGCTAGTGGTATTAAAGTTGAAGAAACTCTTTGTCAAGCTAAGGAAGGTGAAGTTGAGAAGGAAGTGGTGGAAAAGCAAGATTTGAAACAACTCCCAGATCATTTGCATTATGAGTATCTAGAAGAGAATTTCACTTGCCCAGTGATCATTTCATCAAAACTCTCAGAATGTGAAACTGAAAAATTGTTAAGGGTTTTGAGGAAAATAAATCTGCAATTGGATGGGAAATCTCAGATCTGA